The Deinococcus detaillensis genome includes a window with the following:
- a CDS encoding mercuric reductase — MTSPTPNASSSPSPSAIVIGAGQAGGPLAGALSKAGWQVTLIEREHVGGTCVNEGCTPTKAMIASAQAAHVSRHSQALGVRAEGVTVDLSQIVDRVQGIVSDFREGSKAGVLKAGVKLLDGQAKFTGVREVEVSLNDGTVQQLSADYVFINVGARPRWPELAGLAGVGAMTSKDILLLRELPAHLLILGGGYISLEFAQLYARLGSRVTVIEHSPRLIPHEDQDVMSALQQVLEDEGVTFMLGAEALKTEKVGGAIHLTIEQDGKEQTLSGSHLLVATGRVPNTDGLNVEATGATLDKGGFIVVDDHLLAAERVHALGDIKGGPAFTHISYDDYRIVRDALLHGKERSISGRYVPYTLFTDPQLGRVGIDRQAALKLGRPTRVYTLPMKNVARAIETNATAGLMRAVVDDASDELLGVTVLGMEGGEVMSALQLAMMGKLTATTLRNATLAHPTLCESINNLFMGQPEALSGMEN, encoded by the coding sequence ATGACCTCACCAACCCCCAACGCCTCTTCCTCACCTTCTCCCTCGGCCATCGTCATCGGCGCGGGGCAAGCGGGTGGGCCGCTGGCAGGCGCGTTGTCTAAAGCGGGCTGGCAAGTCACGCTGATCGAGCGCGAACATGTCGGCGGCACCTGCGTCAACGAAGGTTGCACCCCCACCAAAGCCATGATCGCCAGCGCTCAGGCCGCCCACGTGTCCCGGCACTCGCAGGCGCTGGGTGTGCGGGCTGAGGGAGTCACGGTTGACCTGAGTCAAATCGTTGACCGCGTGCAGGGCATCGTCAGCGACTTCCGGGAAGGCAGCAAAGCGGGCGTGCTCAAAGCGGGCGTGAAGTTGCTGGACGGGCAGGCCAAATTTACCGGCGTACGTGAGGTGGAAGTCAGCCTTAATGACGGCACCGTACAGCAGCTCAGCGCCGATTACGTGTTCATCAACGTTGGAGCGCGTCCCCGCTGGCCGGAGTTGGCGGGCCTGGCCGGTGTAGGGGCGATGACCTCCAAGGACATTTTGCTGCTGCGCGAATTGCCTGCTCACTTGCTCATCTTGGGCGGCGGCTACATCAGCCTTGAGTTTGCTCAGCTCTACGCCCGCTTGGGCAGCCGCGTGACTGTTATCGAACACAGCCCCCGCCTCATTCCCCACGAAGATCAGGACGTGATGAGCGCCCTGCAACAGGTGCTGGAAGATGAGGGCGTGACGTTTATGCTGGGCGCGGAAGCGCTGAAGACCGAGAAAGTCGGCGGCGCAATTCACCTGACAATCGAGCAAGACGGCAAAGAGCAAACCCTCAGCGGCTCACATCTGTTGGTCGCCACTGGGCGGGTTCCCAACACCGACGGTCTCAATGTGGAGGCTACGGGCGCAACTTTAGACAAGGGCGGGTTTATTGTCGTAGACGATCACTTGCTGGCCGCCGAACGGGTGCACGCGCTGGGCGACATCAAAGGCGGGCCCGCTTTTACCCACATCTCCTACGACGATTACCGCATCGTTCGGGACGCCCTGCTGCACGGTAAGGAGCGTAGCATCAGCGGGCGTTACGTGCCGTACACCCTTTTTACCGATCCGCAACTGGGCCGCGTCGGGATCGACCGCCAAGCCGCCCTCAAACTTGGTCGCCCCACCCGCGTTTATACCCTGCCGATGAAAAATGTGGCCCGCGCCATCGAAACCAACGCCACCGCCGGACTGATGCGGGCGGTGGTGGACGACGCCAGCGACGAGTTGCTGGGCGTCACGGTGCTGGGCATGGAGGGCGGCGAAGTGATGAGCGCCCTGCAACTGGCCATGATGGGAAAGCTGACGGCCACAACGCTGAGAAACGCCACGCTGGCTCACCCGACGCTGTGCGAATCCATCAACAATCTGTTTATGGGTCAGCCGGAAGCGCTGAGTGGAATGGAAAACTAA
- a CDS encoding peptidoglycan D,D-transpeptidase FtsI family protein → MEIKIRNRSRIIQAIALLAFMSLVWAYAQLEWGLPQNIKRAVLQSRGSILTESGTTLARTVDGKRVYPQGKLAGQVLGMMGMTDGLEGIEAAYNTQLSAGQNVTVTLDPSLQATAESVLAKGVQAHQGVYGSVVVIEVRTGKVLVAASYPPFDPNNWKTFSAEARRNRPFLDRFEPGSTVKGLTVAAALNEGLTTADTTYQTPMQRFVGGRWGSIIHDAVDHPKTLTTQGILRYSSNVGMSHIVENFPNEKLYAYLHAFGFGQDVDLPTMITATGSLQPVSKWNDLVRITNAFGQGMSSTPLQLAAAYNTLANDGRYVSPRLVASEPAGESRNVVRVNSAQTTRTLLRNVIRDGIHAAAGIQGYDLAGKTGTAQVVVDGKYSATIYDSVFAGFYPADEPRITIAVMVHGAKYDYHGSMLAAPIYRDITAAFISKAASLPAPEPEVSTGK, encoded by the coding sequence ATGGAAATCAAAATCCGCAACCGCTCCCGCATTATTCAGGCCATTGCACTTTTGGCGTTTATGTCATTGGTGTGGGCCTATGCCCAGCTCGAATGGGGCCTGCCGCAAAACATCAAGCGGGCGGTGCTGCAAAGTCGCGGCAGCATCCTGACCGAATCCGGCACGACGCTGGCCCGCACCGTCGACGGCAAACGGGTTTATCCGCAGGGCAAACTGGCCGGTCAAGTCCTCGGCATGATGGGTATGACAGACGGTTTAGAGGGAATTGAGGCCGCTTACAACACCCAACTCTCCGCCGGACAAAACGTCACGGTGACTCTGGATCCTTCCTTGCAGGCCACCGCCGAGAGTGTGCTGGCCAAAGGCGTGCAGGCCCACCAAGGCGTCTACGGCTCTGTAGTGGTCATCGAAGTCCGCACCGGCAAGGTGCTGGTGGCGGCCAGCTATCCGCCGTTTGATCCCAACAACTGGAAGACCTTCAGCGCCGAGGCGAGGCGCAACCGTCCATTTTTAGACCGCTTCGAGCCGGGTTCGACGGTCAAGGGCCTGACGGTGGCCGCCGCACTCAATGAGGGCCTGACCACCGCCGACACCACCTACCAGACCCCGATGCAGCGCTTCGTCGGTGGCCGGTGGGGCAGCATCATCCACGACGCGGTGGATCACCCCAAGACGCTGACGACTCAGGGCATTTTGCGCTATTCGAGCAACGTGGGCATGTCCCATATCGTCGAGAACTTCCCCAACGAAAAGCTCTACGCGTATCTGCACGCCTTTGGGTTCGGGCAGGACGTGGACTTGCCCACCATGATCACGGCAACTGGCAGTTTGCAGCCGGTGAGCAAATGGAACGATCTGGTGCGCATCACCAACGCCTTCGGGCAGGGCATGTCGTCTACACCGCTGCAACTCGCCGCCGCCTACAACACGCTGGCCAACGACGGGCGCTACGTCTCGCCCCGGCTGGTCGCCAGCGAACCGGCGGGGGAAAGCCGCAACGTGGTTCGGGTCAACTCGGCCCAAACCACCCGCACCCTCCTGCGCAACGTGATCCGCGACGGCATTCACGCCGCCGCCGGAATCCAGGGCTACGACTTGGCCGGCAAAACAGGAACGGCTCAAGTGGTGGTGGACGGCAAATACAGCGCCACCATCTACGACAGCGTGTTCGCGGGCTTTTACCCCGCCGATGAGCCGCGCATCACCATTGCGGTGATGGTTCACGGAGCCAAATACGATTATCACGGCTCGATGTTGGCCGCTCCGATTTACCGCGACATCACGGCGGCTTTTATCAGCAAAGCGGCTTCTTTGCCCGCTCCAGAGCCGGAAGTCAGCACTGGAAAATAA
- the rsmH gene encoding 16S rRNA (cytosine(1402)-N(4))-methyltransferase RsmH yields MDGSSDALTHLPVLAAEVLEALDPQPGEVFVDGTLGGAGHTRLLLKAGARVYGIDQDPYALSRLGELEGLSILQGNYRDMVSLLAEQGVTQVSGVLLDIGVSSFQLDDAQRGFSYHTEAPLDMRMSQEGESAYEVINELPTEELAALIFEYGEERHSRRIARAIEAEREKAPIATTTQLAEIIKRAYPGGHARGIHPARRSFQALRIYVNDELGALRGGLEAASTLLAPGGRLAVISFHSLEDRIVKRFLKTNSQLEALTKRPVEASEDEQSRNPRARSAKLRAARKVETQPADQRLADQQASE; encoded by the coding sequence ATGGACGGTTCTTCAGACGCCCTGACCCACTTGCCGGTGCTGGCTGCCGAGGTCTTAGAAGCGCTCGACCCGCAGCCCGGCGAGGTGTTTGTCGACGGCACGCTCGGCGGCGCGGGCCACACCCGACTCCTGCTCAAAGCCGGAGCGCGGGTCTACGGCATCGACCAAGACCCTTACGCCCTCTCGCGGCTGGGCGAATTGGAAGGCCTGAGTATTTTGCAGGGCAATTACCGCGACATGGTGTCGCTGCTGGCCGAGCAAGGCGTGACGCAGGTCAGCGGTGTGCTGCTCGACATCGGCGTCAGCAGTTTTCAACTCGACGACGCCCAGCGGGGCTTCAGTTACCACACCGAAGCCCCGCTCGATATGCGAATGAGTCAGGAAGGTGAGAGCGCTTACGAGGTCATCAATGAACTGCCCACCGAAGAACTCGCCGCCCTGATCTTCGAATACGGCGAGGAGCGCCACTCGCGCCGCATCGCCCGCGCCATTGAAGCCGAGCGCGAAAAAGCGCCGATTGCCACCACCACCCAACTCGCCGAGATCATCAAACGGGCTTATCCGGGCGGACACGCACGCGGCATTCACCCGGCAAGGCGCAGTTTCCAAGCACTCAGGATTTATGTCAACGACGAACTCGGCGCACTCCGGGGCGGCTTAGAAGCAGCGTCCACTCTCCTCGCGCCGGGCGGGCGGCTGGCGGTGATCAGTTTTCACAGCTTGGAAGACCGCATCGTCAAGCGCTTCCTCAAAACCAATTCGCAGCTCGAAGCGCTGACCAAGCGCCCCGTCGAGGCCAGTGAAGACGAGCAAAGCCGCAATCCCCGCGCCCGCAGCGCCAAATTGCGGGCCGCCCGCAAAGTTGAGACTCAGCCAGCAGATCAGCGACTGGCAGATCAGCAGGCCAGTGAGTAG
- the mraZ gene encoding division/cell wall cluster transcriptional repressor MraZ: protein MPFGEYPYAVDDKGRVVMPPAFREFVEDGVILTRGMEGCLYLFPLSGWKRVEEQLEGLPLTDAHSRAFVRFFYSGASKARLDAQSRLMVPQPLRSFAALESEVVVAGAPGRLELWNPQRWDAVIQAVQDNPPHPELLINFVA, encoded by the coding sequence GTGCCATTCGGAGAATACCCCTACGCAGTAGATGACAAAGGCCGTGTGGTGATGCCACCGGCTTTTCGTGAATTTGTTGAGGACGGGGTCATTTTGACGCGCGGTATGGAAGGCTGCTTGTACCTCTTTCCGCTTTCAGGTTGGAAGCGCGTCGAGGAGCAGCTTGAAGGCTTGCCGCTCACCGACGCCCACAGCCGGGCCTTCGTGAGATTTTTTTATTCGGGGGCCAGCAAAGCCCGTTTAGATGCCCAGAGCCGTTTGATGGTGCCGCAACCGCTGCGAAGTTTCGCTGCTTTGGAAAGCGAAGTGGTGGTCGCCGGCGCACCGGGGCGCTTGGAGCTGTGGAATCCGCAGCGCTGGGACGCCGTGATTCAAGCGGTTCAAGACAATCCGCCGCATCCCGAACTCTTAATCAATTTCGTGGCCTAG
- a CDS encoding DUF423 domain-containing protein, with amino-acid sequence MTELGSLKTQALAAPKLNSALSGAVLAGTAVALGAFGAHALKAAISAENLAIFETGVRYQMYHGLALLVLGAYPQQRRGAAWLLGGTLIFSGSLYVLALTDTKWLGAITPIGGVLQLIGWGWVALDARKHRAS; translated from the coding sequence ATGACTGAACTTGGAAGCCTCAAGACTCAGGCGTTGGCTGCGCCCAAACTCAACTCGGCGCTCAGCGGCGCGGTGCTGGCGGGCACGGCGGTGGCGCTCGGGGCGTTCGGCGCTCACGCCCTCAAAGCCGCCATCAGCGCTGAGAACCTGGCGATTTTTGAAACTGGCGTGCGCTACCAGATGTATCACGGCCTCGCGCTGCTGGTGCTGGGCGCGTACCCGCAGCAGCGGCGCGGCGCGGCTTGGCTGCTAGGCGGCACCCTTATTTTTTCGGGGAGCTTGTACGTTTTGGCCCTGACTGACACCAAATGGCTGGGGGCCATCACGCCCATCGGCGGCGTGCTGCAACTGATCGGCTGGGGCTGGGTGGCGCTCGACGCCCGCAAGCACAGGGCGAGTTGA
- a CDS encoding VC0807 family protein — MTAPTKPPRKKAGIPKTVWDLLFTLIIPIAILSPNILGSGISISEQVFGGGVAGNVRAYILAALIPVAYVLADLLINRTVSGIALLGGAVALVRGGLAFWYLDGGPLFAFKDSVPALLFGVLALGSLLTKTPIFRVVLDASTLTESPENRAATQKALHDSQVNQAVRAATVSYGIVELVSAVINYFVNLRLVVGKFGSDDFNAQVAQANAVMRIPSLVLSVIGVGVGIWLIQLAVKKRYGKEADIFSPEKLARLQEVESSSGI, encoded by the coding sequence ATGACTGCTCCTACCAAGCCGCCGCGCAAAAAAGCGGGCATTCCCAAAACTGTTTGGGATCTGCTGTTTACCCTAATTATTCCGATTGCCATTCTCAGCCCCAACATTTTGGGCAGCGGCATCAGCATTAGCGAGCAGGTCTTTGGCGGCGGCGTCGCCGGCAACGTGCGGGCGTACATCCTCGCCGCGCTGATTCCGGTGGCGTATGTGCTGGCCGACCTCCTGATCAACCGCACCGTCAGCGGGATCGCCCTCCTCGGCGGCGCAGTGGCGCTGGTGCGCGGGGGGCTGGCGTTTTGGTACTTAGACGGCGGCCCGCTGTTTGCTTTCAAAGACAGTGTGCCCGCGCTGCTGTTCGGCGTGTTGGCGCTGGGCAGTCTGCTGACCAAAACGCCGATTTTCAGAGTGGTGCTCGACGCCTCCACCCTCACCGAAAGCCCCGAAAACCGCGCCGCCACTCAAAAAGCCCTGCACGACAGCCAAGTCAACCAAGCGGTGCGGGCCGCTACCGTTTCCTACGGCATCGTGGAACTGGTTTCGGCGGTCATCAATTATTTCGTGAACCTTCGTCTGGTGGTCGGCAAGTTCGGCAGCGACGATTTCAACGCGCAGGTGGCTCAGGCCAATGCCGTGATGAGGATTCCCAGCTTGGTGCTCAGCGTCATCGGGGTAGGTGTGGGCATCTGGCTGATTCAGTTGGCCGTCAAAAAGCGCTACGGCAAAGAAGCCGACATCTTTTCGCCGGAAAAGCTGGCGAGGTTGCAGGAAGTGGAAAGCTCAAGCGGCATTTGA
- a CDS encoding HD-GYP domain-containing protein codes for MTAASAPDNRDLTAQSVLRLVHIALEAKDLGTGVVPTLDELIQHTAAVGAAYFQLKLPSGEVQNAALPQALIYQVRAAAGEMPTTSGMRAVAAHGLPSDTPLMQALLTRRTPMFFDNTSVRPETIGFPELGVVSLAAAPVLGKRGELLGAFLMHTFEAHTWTEEEVRLFSSVVGTIAALMARLAAEEQVNAARESALRALGLALEARDRETQGHTDRVTALALRLARHLHLGEEQCQALRWGAYLHDIGKISIPDHILHKPSSLSEDEFELMRSHAEVGHRFASSLGFLPSESLEVVLHHHEKWNGKGYPRQLAGGDIHLLARIFSLCDVYDALISERPYKRAWTLEETHAELAAQAGQHFDPQVVSAFFELLRGDAAGASSNALIN; via the coding sequence ATGACTGCTGCTTCGGCACCTGATAACCGTGACTTAACAGCACAAAGCGTTCTGCGCCTCGTTCACATTGCACTGGAGGCTAAAGATCTGGGAACCGGCGTGGTGCCGACGTTAGATGAGTTGATTCAACACACGGCTGCGGTGGGGGCGGCTTATTTTCAACTCAAGCTGCCTTCAGGTGAAGTCCAAAACGCTGCGCTGCCGCAAGCCCTGATCTATCAGGTGCGGGCCGCCGCTGGCGAGATGCCCACGACCTCGGGAATGCGGGCAGTGGCCGCGCACGGCCTGCCCTCCGATACGCCCCTCATGCAAGCGCTACTGACGCGCCGCACACCGATGTTTTTTGACAACACGTCGGTTCGTCCGGAAACGATCGGGTTTCCTGAACTGGGGGTGGTGAGCCTCGCTGCCGCGCCCGTGTTGGGCAAGCGGGGAGAGTTGCTCGGCGCGTTTTTGATGCACACCTTTGAAGCCCACACCTGGACGGAGGAAGAAGTCCGGCTGTTTAGCAGTGTGGTGGGCACCATTGCCGCCCTGATGGCGCGGCTGGCAGCCGAGGAGCAAGTCAATGCTGCCCGCGAATCGGCTTTGCGGGCGCTGGGACTGGCCTTGGAGGCCCGTGACCGTGAAACGCAGGGGCACACCGACCGCGTGACTGCGCTGGCCCTGCGCTTGGCCCGTCATTTACACCTCGGTGAAGAGCAGTGCCAAGCGCTGCGCTGGGGCGCATACCTGCATGATATCGGCAAGATCTCCATTCCCGATCATATTTTGCATAAACCCAGCTCGCTCAGTGAGGATGAGTTTGAGCTGATGCGAAGCCACGCGGAAGTGGGCCACCGTTTTGCCAGCTCTTTGGGCTTTTTGCCGTCTGAATCTCTAGAAGTGGTGCTGCACCACCATGAAAAGTGGAATGGCAAAGGCTATCCCCGTCAGCTTGCAGGCGGCGACATTCATCTGCTCGCCCGAATCTTTAGCTTGTGCGATGTCTACGACGCCCTGATCAGCGAACGGCCCTACAAACGGGCCTGGACGCTGGAAGAAACCCACGCCGAGCTGGCCGCCCAAGCGGGCCAACACTTCGACCCGCAAGTGGTCAGCGCTTTTTTTGAATTGCTGCGCGGTGACGCTGCGGGGGCAAGCAGCAACGCGCTGATCAACTGA
- a CDS encoding methyltransferase domain-containing protein — translation MTTPTPDHWNAEHYRDRHAFVYESSRDLVADWLRPQVGERVLDLGCGSGELSAQIAQTGATVTGVDASEAMIAAARGQHPAVSFEVQNAQTLPYHAEFEAVFSNAALHWMKPLDNVLSGVSRSLVPGGRLALEMGGGANVLAVRGAVEQALSDLSLPALEHVWIFPSPAQLAALLEEAGFTVERLHLFKRPSPLAGEDGFQAWLHGFGASWLAPLSESERAAVIARAEELARPKLHTAQGWVADYVRLRALAVK, via the coding sequence ATGACCACCCCGACCCCCGATCACTGGAATGCCGAGCATTACCGCGACCGCCACGCTTTTGTCTATGAATCCAGCCGCGATCTGGTGGCCGACTGGCTGCGCCCCCAAGTCGGTGAGCGCGTCCTCGATCTGGGTTGCGGCAGCGGCGAACTCAGCGCCCAGATCGCCCAGACTGGCGCAACCGTCACGGGCGTGGACGCCTCGGAGGCTATGATCGCCGCCGCACGGGGCCAGCATCCCGCTGTGAGCTTTGAAGTTCAAAACGCCCAGACCCTCCCCTACCACGCCGAGTTTGAGGCGGTTTTCAGCAACGCCGCCCTCCACTGGATGAAGCCGCTGGACAACGTCCTCTCGGGTGTGTCGCGCTCCTTGGTGCCCGGCGGGCGATTGGCGCTGGAAATGGGCGGCGGCGCGAACGTGCTGGCGGTGCGCGGGGCCGTCGAGCAAGCCCTGAGCGATTTAAGTTTGCCCGCGCTGGAACATGTCTGGATTTTCCCGAGTCCGGCTCAGTTGGCCGCCCTCCTGGAAGAAGCAGGCTTTACGGTAGAGCGCCTGCACCTGTTCAAACGCCCCTCGCCTTTGGCCGGTGAGGACGGCTTTCAGGCATGGCTGCACGGTTTCGGGGCCAGTTGGCTCGCGCCGCTGAGTGAGTCCGAGCGGGCCGCCGTGATCGCCAGAGCCGAGGAGTTGGCCCGCCCCAAGCTGCACACGGCTCAGGGCTGGGTGGCCGATTATGTGCGGCTGCGGGCCTTGGCGGTGAAGTGA